In Patescibacteria group bacterium, the following are encoded in one genomic region:
- a CDS encoding DUF3467 domain-containing protein: MQNQQPQPNKQIKLADNIPGAEYANIMQVSHTKEEFMLMFANIAGPSGRVVSKVITSPGHMKRIVAALQENLKKYEDSFGQIEKADSPNTEMGFGARD, encoded by the coding sequence ATGCAAAATCAACAACCACAACCGAATAAACAAATTAAACTAGCCGACAATATTCCGGGTGCGGAATATGCCAACATTATGCAAGTTTCGCACACCAAAGAAGAGTTTATGCTGATGTTTGCCAATATCGCTGGACCATCTGGCAGAGTTGTAAGTAAAGTCATTACTTCGCCTGGCCACATGAAACGTATTGTAGCGGCTTTGCAAGAAAATTTGAAAAAATATGAAGACAGCTTTGGTCAGATAGAAAAAGCTGATTCGCCCAACACTGAAATGGGCTTTGGCGCTCGCGATTAA
- a CDS encoding phospholipase D-like domain-containing protein, with protein sequence MNNQSDYQIYSNSQEAWQAMYQAILNSQKSIYWELYIFVDDEAGQPFFDILEQKARQGLDVKLIVDSAGSFWLSRKRIQSLKKSGVDIRFFYESKKSFLKFWRRITNRDHRKILIIDEEVGFIGGVNIQKHMREWLDIQIKIEGKVVRSLLRSFAKFYILCGGDKKNVHHLLKYKFRTKNNKFNFVFDDADYKKSFARKKYTQALFKARKRVILFSPYYFPDKKFLYALWKARQRGIKIDLLIPFRTDVRIIQYAAYAKFAFLKKIGVNVHLVEKMMHGKGVIKDNDWAMVGSSNLDQSSFYDNYEANLEIKNKKNIQQLKKTILAWISSAKKLEDFNWKRRGNWQRLKEKIAFKLCQLWHIKKG encoded by the coding sequence ATGAATAATCAGTCTGACTATCAAATTTATTCCAATTCGCAAGAGGCCTGGCAAGCAATGTATCAGGCTATTTTAAATTCTCAAAAATCAATCTATTGGGAATTATATATTTTTGTTGATGATGAGGCTGGTCAGCCTTTTTTTGATATTTTAGAGCAAAAAGCTCGTCAAGGTTTAGATGTTAAATTAATAGTCGATTCAGCTGGGAGTTTTTGGTTGTCACGCAAAAGAATTCAAAGTTTGAAAAAATCAGGCGTGGATATTCGATTTTTTTATGAAAGTAAAAAATCTTTTTTAAAATTTTGGCGAAGAATAACCAACAGGGATCATCGTAAAATTTTAATTATTGACGAAGAGGTTGGTTTTATCGGCGGAGTTAATATTCAAAAACACATGCGAGAATGGCTGGATATCCAAATTAAAATTGAAGGTAAGGTGGTGCGATCTTTGTTAAGATCTTTTGCTAAATTTTACATTCTATGTGGTGGAGATAAAAAAAATGTTCATCATTTATTAAAGTATAAATTTAGAACTAAAAATAATAAATTTAATTTTGTTTTTGACGATGCCGATTATAAGAAATCTTTTGCTAGAAAAAAATACACTCAAGCCTTATTCAAGGCTCGTAAAAGAGTTATTCTTTTTTCACCTTATTATTTTCCAGATAAAAAATTTTTATATGCGCTTTGGAAAGCGCGTCAGCGAGGAATCAAAATTGATTTATTAATTCCCTTCAGAACTGATGTTAGAATTATTCAATATGCAGCTTATGCCAAGTTTGCTTTTTTAAAAAAAATTGGTGTGAATGTTCATTTAGTTGAAAAAATGATGCATGGTAAAGGCGTAATTAAAGATAATGATTGGGCCATGGTTGGAAGTAGCAATTTAGATCAATCGAGTTTTTATGATAATTATGAAGCTAATCTGGAAATAAAAAATAAGAAAAATATTCAACAACTTAAAAAAACAATTTTAGCTTGGATAAGTTCGGCTAAAAAGCTGGAAGATTTTAATTGGAAAAGAAGGGGAAACTGGCAACGTTTAAAGGAAAAAATCGCTTTTAAACTGTGTCAACTATGGCATATTAAAAAGGGTTAA
- the dnaJ gene encoding molecular chaperone DnaJ, which translates to MGKDYYKILGVNKNASPEEIKKAFRKLAHECHPDKPGGDEKRFKELNEAYQVLGNPHKRQQYDQFGSAFEQAQSHGGTHGFRDFRDFSAYTDAFGQNGANFNFNDMEFDLGDILSSAFGFSGFDGQRSSNRSRRGQDIKIDLTLNFEEAVFGVEKKIKITKNIICQHCQGKGVEPGSQMKKCSQCGGRGQVRVARQTMFGTFQSVSVCPDCQGKGEVPEKKCSKCNGLGIVKDESEIEVKVPAGIHHGEILKLSGQGQAGQQRASAGDLYIHIAVKPHTDFNRQGDDILSERKINFSQAALGDKIKIQTLHGDVMLKIPAGTQSGKIFKLKNKGVPKLRGYGKGDHLVKIIVKTPESLTREQKKIFEELQKIEE; encoded by the coding sequence ATGGGTAAAGATTATTACAAAATTTTAGGAGTGAATAAAAACGCTTCGCCGGAAGAAATTAAAAAAGCTTTTCGTAAATTAGCGCACGAGTGTCATCCTGATAAACCGGGTGGCGATGAAAAGAGGTTTAAAGAATTAAACGAGGCTTATCAGGTTTTAGGTAATCCGCACAAGCGTCAGCAATATGATCAATTTGGTTCAGCTTTTGAACAAGCTCAATCACATGGCGGGACACACGGTTTTAGGGATTTTCGTGATTTCAGCGCCTATACTGATGCTTTTGGCCAAAATGGCGCTAATTTTAATTTTAACGACATGGAATTTGATTTGGGCGATATTTTATCGTCAGCTTTTGGTTTTTCTGGGTTTGATGGTCAGCGGTCAAGTAATCGGTCTCGTCGAGGCCAAGACATTAAAATAGATTTAACTTTAAATTTCGAAGAAGCAGTTTTTGGAGTAGAAAAGAAAATAAAAATTACTAAAAATATAATTTGTCAGCACTGCCAAGGCAAAGGAGTCGAACCTGGCAGTCAGATGAAAAAATGTTCTCAATGTGGTGGGAGAGGCCAGGTGCGCGTAGCACGTCAAACAATGTTTGGTACTTTTCAAAGCGTGAGCGTTTGTCCAGATTGTCAGGGTAAAGGCGAAGTACCGGAAAAGAAATGTTCAAAGTGTAATGGTTTGGGAATCGTTAAAGACGAATCAGAAATTGAAGTTAAAGTCCCGGCTGGCATTCATCATGGTGAAATTTTAAAATTATCAGGTCAAGGTCAGGCCGGACAACAAAGGGCATCGGCCGGCGATTTATATATTCATATAGCAGTTAAACCTCATACCGATTTTAATCGTCAAGGCGATGATATTCTATCTGAACGAAAAATTAATTTTTCACAAGCAGCTTTGGGTGATAAAATTAAAATTCAAACTTTACATGGAGATGTGATGTTAAAAATTCCGGCTGGCACGCAGAGTGGTAAAATTTTTAAATTAAAAAATAAGGGTGTACCCAAATTGCGTGGTTATGGTAAGGGTGACCATTTGGTTAAAATTATAGTTAAAACTCCAGAAAGTTTAACCAGAGAACAAAAGAAAATTTTTGAAGAATTGCAAAAAATAGAAGAATAG